A stretch of Pseudophryne corroboree isolate aPseCor3 chromosome 9, aPseCor3.hap2, whole genome shotgun sequence DNA encodes these proteins:
- the FAM83F gene encoding protein FAM83F, translating to MDYFTDREVFRDVLNAADRRRVPVYMILGESGVKHFLEMCELMQLSGHMLRNLRVRYVTGIGFYLPSGKISGSISHKYLMVDGDKVAFGSFRFTWSSFRVDRSIMTLLSGQYTEPFDIEFRELYAISEEINLFKELCLPDVRPSPMISARPRSSTVARKLINPKYSLVVGRSPAPGEMLRFGSPNPPAAGDDGENEGEKRMATFLEDLISIAQEEPETVVLDNLPKVAVPNNKETGKTREESGANKSPKKMSFRLFKKSQPPAQEKEVEGGFVILHKPKPALSNSFRSQQNLATSGNISPVSTKSEKIKQDKCVVS from the exons ATGGACTATTTTACTGACCGGGAGGTGTTCAGAGATGTGCTGAATGCAGCAGACAGACGCAGAGTCCCCGTCTACATGATTCTGGGAGAGAGTGGAGTCAAGCATTTCCTGGAGATGTGCGAATTGATGCAGCTATCTGGCCATATGCTCCGG AACTTGCGTGTCAGGTATGTTACAGGAATAGGGTTCTACTTGCCCTCTGGGAAGATCAGCGGCTCAATCTCACACAAGTATCTCATGGTGGATGGGGATAAGGTGGCCTTCGGTTCTTTCAG GTTTACCTGGTCGTCTTTCAGAGTGGATCGTAGTATTATGACACTCCTGTCTGGGCAATACACTGAGCCTTTTGACATTGAATTCCGGGAACTTTATGCCATATCAGAGGAAATAAATCTTTTCAAAGAACTGTGCTTACCAGATGTTCGGCCGAGTCCTATGATCAGCGCTAGACCACGTTCCTCCACTGTTGCACGCAAGCTCATTAACCCCAAATACTCATTGGTGGTGGGGAGAAGTCCGGCTCCTGGGGAAATGCTAAGATTTGGGTCTCCCAATCCACCAGCTGCTGGAGATGATGGGGAAAACGAAGGGGAGAAAAGAATGGCCACATTCCTGGAAGATCTCATTTCTATAGCGCAGGAAGAACCAGAAACTGTGGTGTTGGACAATCTTCCCAAAGTCGCTGTTCCCAATAATAAAGAGACTGGGAAAACCAGAGAAGAGAGTGGGGCAAACAAGTCCCCCAAAAAAATGAGTTTTAGATTATTCAAGAAATCACAACCTCCCGCTCAGGAAAAGGAGGTAGAGGGGGGATTTGTAATATTACATAAACCAAAGCCTGCCTTGAGCAACAGCTTCAGGAGTCAGCAAAATCTGGCTACGTCAG